In Populus trichocarpa isolate Nisqually-1 chromosome 12, P.trichocarpa_v4.1, whole genome shotgun sequence, a genomic segment contains:
- the LOC7484760 gene encoding uncharacterized protein LOC7484760 isoform X2 yields the protein MGNRKRPLTSRTKHPPSPSAAAPTVASDETDLYPSPNSVSTESDGSSTIKHECDRALNALRRGNHTKALRIMKDSCAKHGGDALIHRVHSTVCVKVASIIDDTNSKQRYLKNAIEAARRAAELSPNSIEFAHFYANLLYEAANDGKEYEEVMKECDRALKIENPIDPAKESLQEESQQKIATAEGRIAHVQGELKNLQQKSNIASISTWMKNLGTGEEIRLIPIRRATEDPMEVRLVQTRRPNEIKKATKTQEEKRKEIEVRVAAARLLQKSEIGLGQREGERSDKGVEVTPWSDRRGERRKNGSNARKNGTNTERKDWVRSYWNSMSLEMKRELLKIKVSDLKSYFVSSKNGLASDVLNEALACSEENKSWRFWVCCRCNEKFADSDSHLHHVVQEHMRSLMPKMQEVLPQSPDNEWIEMINSCSWKPLDISSAVKMLWNRGKCQNGELVEDICSENHNEDGDGCFKDAWDSSPEKENLRDGCISCPVSSSNSGKVYSIEGKEFDGNQLSIACTIESWPISEDSERAKLLEKIHDVFQALIRHKYLAASHLNKVIQFTVDELQSLATGSQLLNHGVGQTPMCICFLGAFQLKKILKFLQELSHSCGLGMSPEKSSVVDDMNTGAKGPEIKENIVLNDDASCLYLDKCLLPLEYAPRTCPDDDVTTATSTIVGNGDGVLPAVDTLLSWIFAGLSSGEQLQSWIRTKEERMNQGMEILQTLEKEFYHLQSLYERKCEHLSYEQALQAVEDLCLEEGKKRETDTLFELRSYDSVLRQRREKLVENEHDALFFSSRFELDAISNVLKEADTLNVNQYGYEDTYGGITSQFCDLKSGEDGNWRTKDQMHQVETFIEIAIQRQKEQLSIELSKIDAQIMRIVTGMQQLELKLESVSALDYRSILPPLVKSYMRAHLEDLAEKDATEKSNAAGEAFLAELALDSKKGTQGRSDISRNTLEKGKDRRKNKEYKKTKELKVAAASEQHLLQDVTNERGSFPVASDGDYPDSQCHLSRNGDDLRQQEEEFRWKIEIEEEERMLEESLKYQRRIENEAKQKHLAEQQYKKSHITLPEKLSGGICNICFDPAADSCEPLLTQKSGFPNNLEGMPMTTASEPSTGGNVEGGPSDRRPGRKSRRQKSSAKYDGKNQPMSCEMENIEVGSITPNLGDSATKTLRQLQVEEDDEERFQADLERAVRQSLVATENVDGTDVFGTGLKNDIGEYNCFLNVIIQSLWHLRRFRDEFLSRSKSEHVHVGDPCVVCALYDILTAISMASTDTRREAVAPTSLRIALSNLYPNSNFFQEGQMNDASEVLAVIFDCLHRAFTTGLHGSDSESVECSGMESWECTKKNACIVHSLFGMDISEQMNCQSCGVESRHLKYNAFFHNINATALRTMKVMCAESCFDELLNLVEMNHQLTCDPEAGGCGKPNYIHHIMSTPPHVFTTVLGWRKTCESIDDIKATLAALSTEIDISVFYRGLDLKNIRSLVSVVCYYGQHYHCFAYSHDHSQWIMYDDKTVKVIGSWTEVLIMCEKGHLQPQVLFFEAGN from the exons ATGGGGAATAGAAAACGGCCTCTAACTTCTCGTACCAAACACCCTCCTTCACCGTCTGCGGCGGCGCCCACTGTGGCTTCCGATGAAACCGACCTCTATCCTTCTCCTAATTCGGTTTCTACAGAATCGGACGGTTCTTCAACAATCAAGCACGAATGTGACCGCGCCTTAAATGCTCTCCGTCGTGGAAACCACACAAAAGCCCTACGTATCATGAAGGATTCATGCGCTAAACACGGCGGCGACGCCTTAATCCACCGTGTTCATAGTACGGTGTGTGTTAAAGTTGCTTCAATAATCGACGACACTAACAGTAAGCAGCGGTATTTAAAGAACGCAATCGAAGCTGCTCGTAGAGCCGCGGAATTGTCTCCGAATTCGATCGAGTTCGCTCATTTCTATGCGAATTTACTGTATGAGGCCGCGAATGATGGGAAAGAGTATGAAGAGGTAATGAAAGAGTGTGACCGTGCTTTGAAAATTGAGAATCCGATTGATCCTGCGAAGGAGAGTTTGCAGGAGGAGAGTCAGCAGAAGATAGCTACTGCGGAAGGGAGGATTGCACATGTGCAAGGTGAGTTGAAAAATTTGCAGCAGAAGTCGAACATTGCTTCGATTTCTACTTGGATGAAGAATTTGGGGACTGGTGAGGAGATTAGGTTAATACCTATACGAAGAGCTACTGAAGATCCAATGGAAGTTAGGTTGGTGCAAACAAGGCGGCCAAATGAGATTAAGAAGGCTACTAAGACACAGgaagagaagaggaaagaaattgaagttagGGTTGCTGCTGCGAGGTTGTTGCAGAAGTCGGAGATAGGTTTGGGACAGCGTGAGGGAGAGAGGAGTGATAAAGGAGTGGAGGTAACGCCTTGGAGTGAtaggagaggagagaggaggAAGAATGGGAGTAATGCAAGGAAGAATGGGACTAACACTGAGAGAAAGGATTGGGTTCGGTCCTATTGGAATTCGATGAGCTTGGAAATGAAGAGGGAGTTGTTGAAAATTAAGGTCAGTGATTTGAAGAGTTATTTTGTGTCATCAAAGAATGGATTGGCGAGTGATGTTTTGAATGAGGCGTTGGCTTGCAGCGAGGAGAATAAGAGCTGGAGGTTTTGGGTGTGTTGTCGATGCAATGAAAAGTTTGCGGACTCAGATAGTCACTTGCATCATGTTGTGCAAGAGCACATGAGGAGTCTTATGCCGAAGATGCAGGAGGTTTTGCCACAGAGTCCTGACAATGAGTGGATTGAAATGATTAACAGTTGCTCCTGGAAACCATTAGACATTTCCTCTGCGGTTAAGATGCTTTGGAATCGAGGGAAATGTCAGAATGGAGAACTTGTTGAGGATATTTGCTCAGAGAACCATAATGAGGACGGTGATGGTTGTTTCAAAGACGCATGGGATTCTTCTCcagagaaggaaaatttgaggGATGGTTGTATTAGTTGTCCTGTGAGCAGCAGCAACTCCGGTAAAGTTTACAGTATTGAAGGTAAAGAATTTGATGGGAACCAACTGTCTATTGCATGCACTATTGAGAGCTGGCCTATTTCAGAGGATTCTGAGCGAGCAAAGCTCCTTGAAAAAATTCATGATGTATTTCAGGCACTTATTAGACATAAATATCTTGCTGCAAGCCATCTTAACAAGGTGATACAATTTACAGTGGATGAGCTACAGAGTCTTGCTACTGGTTCTCAACTTCTGAACCATGGTGTGGGCCAGACACCTATGTGCATTTGCTTTCTGGGAGCATTCCAGCTCAAAAAGATCCTCAAATTCTTACAGGAACTATCTCATTCTTGTGGTTTAGGCATGTCTCCTGAGAAAAGTAGCGTTGTAGATGACATGAATACTGGTGCTAAAGGTCctgaaataaaagagaatattGTTCTTAATGATGATGCATCTTGTCTCTACTTGGATAAATGTTTATTGCCATTGGAATATGCTCCAAGAACATGTCCTGATGATGATGTCACCACAGCAACTTCAACTATTGTTGGCAATGGAGATGGGGTTCTACCTGCTGTTGATACTTTACTATCATGGATATTTGCAGGCCTTTCTAGCGGAGAGCAATTACAATCATGGATCCGtacaaaagaagagagaatgaATCAAGGGATGGAAATTCTCCAGACGCTTGAGAAGGAGTTTTACCATCTGCAGAGCCTTTATGAGAGGAAATGTGAACATTTAAGCTATGAGCAAGCATTGCAGGCCGTGGAGGATCTCTGTCTTGAAGAAGGTAAGAAGAGGGAAACTGACACGCTCTTTGAACTTAGAAGCTATGATTCTGTTCTTAGGCAGCGGAGAGAGAAGCTTGTTGAGAATGAGCATGATGCTCTGTTCTTTAGCAGTAGATTTGAGTTAGATGCTATATCAAATGTGTTAAAAGAAGCAGATACTCTGAATGTCAATCAATATGGGTACGAGGATACTTATGGTGGTATAACTTCTCAGTTTTGTGACTTGAAATCTGGTGAAGATGGTAATTGGAGAACCAAGGACCAAATGCATCAAGTGGAAACTTTCATAGAAATTGCTATCCAGCGACAGAAAGAACAGTTGTCAATAGAG CTCAGCAAAATTGATGCCCAAATCATGCGGATTGTTACTGGAATGCAACAGTTGGAACTCAAGCTCGAGTCAGTTTCTGCCCTTGATTATCGATCAATCTTGCCACCTCTAGTGAAGTCATACATGAGG GCACACTTGGAGGATCTAGCTGAGAAGGATGCCACAGAGAAGTCTAATGCTGCAGGAGAAGCTTTTTTGGCGGAGCTTGCCCTTGATTCCAAGAAGGGTACCCAGGGAAGAAGTGATATTTCAAGAAATACATTGGAGAAGGGGAAGGATAGGAGAAAGAACAAAGAGTATAAGAAAACCAAGGAATTGAAG GTTGCTGCTGCTAGCGAGCAGCACTTGCTTCAAGATGTGACTAATGAAAGGGG TTCCTTTCCAGTTGCATCTGATGGTGACTATCCAGATTCTCAGTGTCATCTTTCCAGAAATGGTGATGACTTGAGACAACAGGAGGAAGAATTTAGATGGAAAATTGAGATTGAAGAGGAGGAAAGAATGCTTGAAGAATCTTTAAAGTATCAAAGACGAATAGAGAATGAGGCCAAACAGAAACATCTTGCTGAGCAACAGTACAAAAAATCTCATATAACTCTTCCAGAGAAGTTGTCTGGGGGAATATGCAATATTTGCTTTGATCCTGCTGCTGATTCCTGTGAGCCATTG TTGACGCAGAAGAGTGGGTTCCCCAACAATTTAGAAGGCATGCCTATGACAACTGCCAGTG AGCCATCTACTGGAGGAAATGTGGAGGGTGGTCCTTCTGATCGACGGCCAGGTAGGAAAAGTAGGAGGCAGAAAAGCTCCGCTAAATATGATGGAAAAAATCAACCCATGTCATGTGAAATGGAAAATATTGAAGTTGGAAGCA TTACTCCAAATTTGGGAGACAGTGCGACTAAGACTCTGAGACAGTTACAAGTAGAGGAGGATGATGAGGAAAGGTTTCAAGCTGACCTTGAAAGAGCCGTGCGCCAAAGCCTTG TTGCAACTGAAAATGTGGATGGAACTGATGTATTTGGCACTGGCTTGAAGAATGATATTGGTGAATACAATTGCTTCCTGAATGTTATCATACAG TCCTTGTGGCATTTAAGGCGGTTTCGAGATGAGTTCTTGAGTAGATCAAAATCAGAGCATGTTCATGTGGGAGATCCATGTGTTGTCTGTGCATTGTATGATATTCTTACTGCTATCAGCATGGCATCCACAGATACACGAAGGGAAGCGGTTGCTCCTACATCCCTCAGGATAGCTTTGAGCAATTTGTATCCTAATAGTAATTTCTTCCAGGAG GGTCAGATGAATGATGCATCTGAAGTATTGGCTGTAATATTTGACTGCCTTCATCGAGCATTTACCACTGGTTTACATGGCTCTGATTCTGAATCAGTGGAATGTAGTGGCATGGAATCTTGGGAATGTACAAAAAAGAATGCTTGTATAGTGCACTCTCTTTTTGGAATGGACATTTCAGAACAAATGAATTGCCAGAGTTGTGGTGTGGAGTCCAGACATTTGAAGTACAATGCTTTCTTTCATAATATAAATGCCACTGCCCTCCGAACAATGAAG GTCATGTGTGCTGAAAGCTGTTTTGATGAACTTTTAAATCTTGTTGAAATGAATCACCAGTTAACTTGTGATCCCGAGGCTGGTGGTTGTGGGAAGCCCAATTACATCCATCACATTATGTCAACTCCACCACATGTTTTTACAACAG TTCTGGGCTGGAGAAAAACCTGTGAAAGCATTGATGATATAAAGGCAACATTGGCTGCTCTAAGTACTGAGATAGATATCAGTGTTTTTTATCGTGGTCTGGATCTGAAGAACATACGTAGCTTGGTTTCAGTG GTGTGCTACTACGGGCAACATTATCATTGCTTCGCCTATAGTCACGATCACAGTCAGTGGATTATGTATGATGACAAGACTGTCAAG GTAATTGGTAGCTGGACTGAGGTTCTTATCATGTGTGAAAAGGGACACTTGCAACCTCAAGTTCTGTTCTTTGAAGCTGGAAACTAG
- the LOC7484760 gene encoding uncharacterized protein LOC7484760 isoform X4 — MGNRKRPLTSRTKHPPSPSAAAPTVASDETDLYPSPNSVSTESDGSSTIKHECDRALNALRRGNHTKALRIMKDSCAKHGGDALIHRVHSTVCVKVASIIDDTNSKQRYLKNAIEAARRAAELSPNSIEFAHFYANLLYEAANDGKEYEEVMKECDRALKIENPIDPAKESLQEESQQKIATAEGRIAHVQGELKNLQQKSNIASISTWMKNLGTGEEIRLIPIRRATEDPMEVRLVQTRRPNEIKKATKTQEEKRKEIEVRVAAARLLQKSEIGLGQREGERSDKGVEVTPWSDRRGERRKNGSNARKNGTNTERKDWVRSYWNSMSLEMKRELLKIKVSDLKSYFVSSKNGLASDVLNEALACSEENKSWRFWVCCRCNEKFADSDSHLHHVVQEHMRSLMPKMQEVLPQSPDNEWIEMINSCSWKPLDISSAVKMLWNRGKCQNGELVEDICSENHNEDGDGCFKDAWDSSPEKENLRDGCISCPVSSSNSGKVYSIEGKEFDGNQLSIACTIESWPISEDSERAKLLEKIHDVFQALIRHKYLAASHLNKVIQFTVDELQSLATGSQLLNHGVGQTPMCICFLGAFQLKKILKFLQELSHSCGLGMSPEKSSVVDDMNTGAKGPEIKENIVLNDDASCLYLDKCLLPLEYAPRTCPDDDVTTATSTIVGNGDGVLPAVDTLLSWIFAGLSSGEQLQSWIRTKEERMNQGMEILQTLEKEFYHLQSLYERKCEHLSYEQALQAVEDLCLEEGKKRETDTLFELRSYDSVLRQRREKLVENEHDALFFSSRFELDAISNVLKEADTLNVNQYGYEDTYGGITSQFCDLKSGEDGNWRTKDQMHQVETFIEIAIQRQKEQLSIELSKIDAQIMRIVTGMQQLELKLESVSALDYRSILPPLVKSYMRAHLEDLAEKDATEKSNAAGEAFLAELALDSKKGTQGRSDISRNTLEKGKDRRKNKEYKKTKELKVAAASEQHLLQDVTNERGSFPVASDGDYPDSQCHLSRNGDDLRQQEEEFRWKIEIEEEERMLEESLKYQRRIENEAKQKHLAEQQYKKSHITLPEKLSGGICNICFDPAADSCEPLLTQKSGFPNNLEGMPMTTASEPSTGGNVEGGPSDRRPVTPNLGDSATKTLRQLQVEEDDEERFQADLERAVRQSLVATENVDGTDVFGTGLKNDIGEYNCFLNVIIQSLWHLRRFRDEFLSRSKSEHVHVGDPCVVCALYDILTAISMASTDTRREAVAPTSLRIALSNLYPNSNFFQEGQMNDASEVLAVIFDCLHRAFTTGLHGSDSESVECSGMESWECTKKNACIVHSLFGMDISEQMNCQSCGVESRHLKYNAFFHNINATALRTMKVMCAESCFDELLNLVEMNHQLTCDPEAGGCGKPNYIHHIMSTPPHVFTTVLGWRKTCESIDDIKATLAALSTEIDISVFYRGLDLKNIRSLVSVVCYYGQHYHCFAYSHDHSQWIMYDDKTVKVIGSWTEVLIMCEKGHLQPQVLFFEAGN; from the exons ATGGGGAATAGAAAACGGCCTCTAACTTCTCGTACCAAACACCCTCCTTCACCGTCTGCGGCGGCGCCCACTGTGGCTTCCGATGAAACCGACCTCTATCCTTCTCCTAATTCGGTTTCTACAGAATCGGACGGTTCTTCAACAATCAAGCACGAATGTGACCGCGCCTTAAATGCTCTCCGTCGTGGAAACCACACAAAAGCCCTACGTATCATGAAGGATTCATGCGCTAAACACGGCGGCGACGCCTTAATCCACCGTGTTCATAGTACGGTGTGTGTTAAAGTTGCTTCAATAATCGACGACACTAACAGTAAGCAGCGGTATTTAAAGAACGCAATCGAAGCTGCTCGTAGAGCCGCGGAATTGTCTCCGAATTCGATCGAGTTCGCTCATTTCTATGCGAATTTACTGTATGAGGCCGCGAATGATGGGAAAGAGTATGAAGAGGTAATGAAAGAGTGTGACCGTGCTTTGAAAATTGAGAATCCGATTGATCCTGCGAAGGAGAGTTTGCAGGAGGAGAGTCAGCAGAAGATAGCTACTGCGGAAGGGAGGATTGCACATGTGCAAGGTGAGTTGAAAAATTTGCAGCAGAAGTCGAACATTGCTTCGATTTCTACTTGGATGAAGAATTTGGGGACTGGTGAGGAGATTAGGTTAATACCTATACGAAGAGCTACTGAAGATCCAATGGAAGTTAGGTTGGTGCAAACAAGGCGGCCAAATGAGATTAAGAAGGCTACTAAGACACAGgaagagaagaggaaagaaattgaagttagGGTTGCTGCTGCGAGGTTGTTGCAGAAGTCGGAGATAGGTTTGGGACAGCGTGAGGGAGAGAGGAGTGATAAAGGAGTGGAGGTAACGCCTTGGAGTGAtaggagaggagagaggaggAAGAATGGGAGTAATGCAAGGAAGAATGGGACTAACACTGAGAGAAAGGATTGGGTTCGGTCCTATTGGAATTCGATGAGCTTGGAAATGAAGAGGGAGTTGTTGAAAATTAAGGTCAGTGATTTGAAGAGTTATTTTGTGTCATCAAAGAATGGATTGGCGAGTGATGTTTTGAATGAGGCGTTGGCTTGCAGCGAGGAGAATAAGAGCTGGAGGTTTTGGGTGTGTTGTCGATGCAATGAAAAGTTTGCGGACTCAGATAGTCACTTGCATCATGTTGTGCAAGAGCACATGAGGAGTCTTATGCCGAAGATGCAGGAGGTTTTGCCACAGAGTCCTGACAATGAGTGGATTGAAATGATTAACAGTTGCTCCTGGAAACCATTAGACATTTCCTCTGCGGTTAAGATGCTTTGGAATCGAGGGAAATGTCAGAATGGAGAACTTGTTGAGGATATTTGCTCAGAGAACCATAATGAGGACGGTGATGGTTGTTTCAAAGACGCATGGGATTCTTCTCcagagaaggaaaatttgaggGATGGTTGTATTAGTTGTCCTGTGAGCAGCAGCAACTCCGGTAAAGTTTACAGTATTGAAGGTAAAGAATTTGATGGGAACCAACTGTCTATTGCATGCACTATTGAGAGCTGGCCTATTTCAGAGGATTCTGAGCGAGCAAAGCTCCTTGAAAAAATTCATGATGTATTTCAGGCACTTATTAGACATAAATATCTTGCTGCAAGCCATCTTAACAAGGTGATACAATTTACAGTGGATGAGCTACAGAGTCTTGCTACTGGTTCTCAACTTCTGAACCATGGTGTGGGCCAGACACCTATGTGCATTTGCTTTCTGGGAGCATTCCAGCTCAAAAAGATCCTCAAATTCTTACAGGAACTATCTCATTCTTGTGGTTTAGGCATGTCTCCTGAGAAAAGTAGCGTTGTAGATGACATGAATACTGGTGCTAAAGGTCctgaaataaaagagaatattGTTCTTAATGATGATGCATCTTGTCTCTACTTGGATAAATGTTTATTGCCATTGGAATATGCTCCAAGAACATGTCCTGATGATGATGTCACCACAGCAACTTCAACTATTGTTGGCAATGGAGATGGGGTTCTACCTGCTGTTGATACTTTACTATCATGGATATTTGCAGGCCTTTCTAGCGGAGAGCAATTACAATCATGGATCCGtacaaaagaagagagaatgaATCAAGGGATGGAAATTCTCCAGACGCTTGAGAAGGAGTTTTACCATCTGCAGAGCCTTTATGAGAGGAAATGTGAACATTTAAGCTATGAGCAAGCATTGCAGGCCGTGGAGGATCTCTGTCTTGAAGAAGGTAAGAAGAGGGAAACTGACACGCTCTTTGAACTTAGAAGCTATGATTCTGTTCTTAGGCAGCGGAGAGAGAAGCTTGTTGAGAATGAGCATGATGCTCTGTTCTTTAGCAGTAGATTTGAGTTAGATGCTATATCAAATGTGTTAAAAGAAGCAGATACTCTGAATGTCAATCAATATGGGTACGAGGATACTTATGGTGGTATAACTTCTCAGTTTTGTGACTTGAAATCTGGTGAAGATGGTAATTGGAGAACCAAGGACCAAATGCATCAAGTGGAAACTTTCATAGAAATTGCTATCCAGCGACAGAAAGAACAGTTGTCAATAGAG CTCAGCAAAATTGATGCCCAAATCATGCGGATTGTTACTGGAATGCAACAGTTGGAACTCAAGCTCGAGTCAGTTTCTGCCCTTGATTATCGATCAATCTTGCCACCTCTAGTGAAGTCATACATGAGG GCACACTTGGAGGATCTAGCTGAGAAGGATGCCACAGAGAAGTCTAATGCTGCAGGAGAAGCTTTTTTGGCGGAGCTTGCCCTTGATTCCAAGAAGGGTACCCAGGGAAGAAGTGATATTTCAAGAAATACATTGGAGAAGGGGAAGGATAGGAGAAAGAACAAAGAGTATAAGAAAACCAAGGAATTGAAG GTTGCTGCTGCTAGCGAGCAGCACTTGCTTCAAGATGTGACTAATGAAAGGGG TTCCTTTCCAGTTGCATCTGATGGTGACTATCCAGATTCTCAGTGTCATCTTTCCAGAAATGGTGATGACTTGAGACAACAGGAGGAAGAATTTAGATGGAAAATTGAGATTGAAGAGGAGGAAAGAATGCTTGAAGAATCTTTAAAGTATCAAAGACGAATAGAGAATGAGGCCAAACAGAAACATCTTGCTGAGCAACAGTACAAAAAATCTCATATAACTCTTCCAGAGAAGTTGTCTGGGGGAATATGCAATATTTGCTTTGATCCTGCTGCTGATTCCTGTGAGCCATTG TTGACGCAGAAGAGTGGGTTCCCCAACAATTTAGAAGGCATGCCTATGACAACTGCCAGTG AGCCATCTACTGGAGGAAATGTGGAGGGTGGTCCTTCTGATCGACGGCCAG TTACTCCAAATTTGGGAGACAGTGCGACTAAGACTCTGAGACAGTTACAAGTAGAGGAGGATGATGAGGAAAGGTTTCAAGCTGACCTTGAAAGAGCCGTGCGCCAAAGCCTTG TTGCAACTGAAAATGTGGATGGAACTGATGTATTTGGCACTGGCTTGAAGAATGATATTGGTGAATACAATTGCTTCCTGAATGTTATCATACAG TCCTTGTGGCATTTAAGGCGGTTTCGAGATGAGTTCTTGAGTAGATCAAAATCAGAGCATGTTCATGTGGGAGATCCATGTGTTGTCTGTGCATTGTATGATATTCTTACTGCTATCAGCATGGCATCCACAGATACACGAAGGGAAGCGGTTGCTCCTACATCCCTCAGGATAGCTTTGAGCAATTTGTATCCTAATAGTAATTTCTTCCAGGAG GGTCAGATGAATGATGCATCTGAAGTATTGGCTGTAATATTTGACTGCCTTCATCGAGCATTTACCACTGGTTTACATGGCTCTGATTCTGAATCAGTGGAATGTAGTGGCATGGAATCTTGGGAATGTACAAAAAAGAATGCTTGTATAGTGCACTCTCTTTTTGGAATGGACATTTCAGAACAAATGAATTGCCAGAGTTGTGGTGTGGAGTCCAGACATTTGAAGTACAATGCTTTCTTTCATAATATAAATGCCACTGCCCTCCGAACAATGAAG GTCATGTGTGCTGAAAGCTGTTTTGATGAACTTTTAAATCTTGTTGAAATGAATCACCAGTTAACTTGTGATCCCGAGGCTGGTGGTTGTGGGAAGCCCAATTACATCCATCACATTATGTCAACTCCACCACATGTTTTTACAACAG TTCTGGGCTGGAGAAAAACCTGTGAAAGCATTGATGATATAAAGGCAACATTGGCTGCTCTAAGTACTGAGATAGATATCAGTGTTTTTTATCGTGGTCTGGATCTGAAGAACATACGTAGCTTGGTTTCAGTG GTGTGCTACTACGGGCAACATTATCATTGCTTCGCCTATAGTCACGATCACAGTCAGTGGATTATGTATGATGACAAGACTGTCAAG GTAATTGGTAGCTGGACTGAGGTTCTTATCATGTGTGAAAAGGGACACTTGCAACCTCAAGTTCTGTTCTTTGAAGCTGGAAACTAG